One genomic window of Microbacterium sp. BH-3-3-3 includes the following:
- a CDS encoding DUF2277 domain-containing protein: MCRNIVPLHNFTPPATDDECHDAALQFVRKIVGTTKPSRANQEVFDRAVGEVAASVRHLLDELVTNAPPKVREDEAAKRQARSAERYEAIRVFQAQKRSERAG; the protein is encoded by the coding sequence ATGTGCCGCAACATCGTTCCCCTGCACAACTTCACCCCACCCGCCACCGACGACGAGTGCCACGACGCCGCGCTGCAGTTCGTGCGCAAGATCGTGGGCACGACGAAGCCTTCACGGGCCAATCAGGAGGTGTTCGATCGCGCGGTGGGCGAGGTCGCGGCATCCGTTCGCCACCTGCTCGACGAACTCGTGACGAACGCCCCGCCGAAAGTGCGCGAGGACGAGGCCGCCAAACGGCAGGCACGCTCGGCGGAGCGCTACGAGGCGATCCGGGTGTTCCAGGCGCAGAAGCGCAGCGAGCGGGCCGGCTGA